The Doryrhamphus excisus isolate RoL2022-K1 chromosome 22, RoL_Dexc_1.0, whole genome shotgun sequence genome segment ATTTTCAGCACAGACttggtttagagcaggggtctcaaactcaatttacttgggggccactggagctcgggtctggttgagactgggccgcatcaggttttccaaaaaaaaaaaaaaaaacgcatttattaaagacaaaaaaattaaaaaaaactttgctttggttccaattttctacaataaaagctctgataaaacattccactgttctcaaatatcttactttttatttttctacacaaaataagatgaaaaataaataaacaaatcaagaataaagaaaatcaattaatcagtaataaataaatatataataataataataataataataataataaaacagcaaataataaaaacttaagaaaccacatatagttggtgggtagacaaattatttttttcagattaaaatgaacaaagcattattagagccctgtagacatgacaaaacacgactatagtcacatttatactctttttatttacaacatattgcgcaactgcagggtcttgagacacatgctaactcgcaaactagagagctagagacctaaacggtagccttcaagttatttcctttaaacttaaatagccaaaacttaccacttccacacggatagggaggataactattaacagttatttaacctttaacatgaacattaatcaaacgtaataattttttctgggtacatgataccatacagcatccatatcaaacttgcgtgggccgcactaacattaaactttcatatcaaggcgggggcctcaaactagtgtccggccgcatgtttgagacccctggtttagagtgtTCTTTCCAAAACGAAACCTTTAAATGAGTCACTGATGGTTAAAAGTAATGAACTCTTTGTCCGGCAAAAGCGATATCTTCTTTTTTAAGGTGCACATCGGAGGAAGGGCAGCAGAGAAGGGATGCATTCATGCAGCTTCACAGAGGCCTGTCAGCAAACATGCCCCCCAGTGTCTGTCTGCTGGCCCCAATCTGCACCCGCCACTTACCCTTAGGAGCCATATAGTAAAACAGCGATTTCACTTCCTTAAAAGTGCTTAAATCCCAAGTTTGGGACTGAAAACTTGTACCTCCAGCAGTAATTTACTAGCCGAGTACACAACAAATAACGTGTCCCGTTCCACCAATGTTTGTCCAGTGTGGGTCTCCTTGTCAGTTAGCCACTGGACGGCAGTGCTCTTCCTCCGCAACCAAACTGACTAACTGATTTTCCCGCCATTAGTAAGGTGGTGTCATGTCTCATTGTctgtttactttcactttaaAAGCGGTACCCTCATTCACCAAAAGAACGTTATTGATCGTAATTCTAGTTTTAGTCTGCACCTTTGACGCAAGTCGAAGCAGAGCATCTGTGTGGTGCCACCTACGTACCATGCTGATGCGGGATGCAATCTCGTGGACTCCAGTTAGGtaatatacagtccctgacaaaagtcttgtcgcttatccaagttgtaggaacaacaaataataacttgacttgtagttgctcaattggaatcagaaatgacttatatgaaaggcaaagccctctagattatgctttttatatcaaaataaagttttgtaccattcattgagttttatcatttaattaggacataaaggtcagattttgcttggacaaaagtcttgtcgcatacaaaaaaaatgtagaaataatacatatacttaatgttgaatacacaaatatgctacaataacatcagaacataaagtcattgtaccttggaaaaaagaattaatattgtgtatggcttccatgagcttggaggactgcatccatacgtcttggcaatgactcaaataactcatctggaatggccaagaaagcagtcttgcaggactaattaaatgataaaactcaatgaatggtacaaaactttattttgatataaaaagcataatctagagggctttgcctttcatataagtcatttctgattccaattgagcaactacaagtcaagttattatttgttgttcctacaacttggataagcgacaagacttttgtcagggactgtatatcACAGATGTATGGATATATTAATTAAGATAAGCAAATTGGTTTAACATATAATGtgtcgggcggcacggcagtctagtggttagtgtgcagacctcacagctaggagaccagggttcaattccaccctcagacatctctgtgtggagtttgcatgttctccctgtgcatgcgtgggttttctccgggtactccggtttcctcccacattccaaaaacatgctaggttaattggtgactccaaattgtccataggtatgaatgtgagtgtgaatggttgtttgtctatatgttccctgtgattggctggccaccagtccgcctcctgcccaaaagacagctgggataggctcaagtaccccccgcgaccctcgtgaggaaaagcggtagaaaatgaatgaatgaatataatgtgtctggtaagaaaaataaatttagtCATAAGCCATTTAAACCTTGATTTCAGGTACTTTATTTGTGGTTTAACAGGTCAACACATTTCATccagttttttccattttatacacatttaacattatttttttaaatcaaacactAGCCTTCAATACAGCTCTATCCAAAATTAGACACAATTCTCAACAAAAGAGCCATgatgaaaatacaattttttttaatcatatggAAGATACTATAATCAAAATTACTTCAGTGATGACAATGGCCTGACCAAAAGTTAGTGAATTTACACAAAgtgggattcaatattaataaacaaaatattttcatagttaaagcatagaaaacctgtttaagagtcctgtacacacaaaataacacccctaaagtcaccattacactcctctcattgtttgtttacaccataTTCCGTAGGCAATATCGCAGAAGTCACCAAATGGTGGACTTGGTTCCAGATCCCATTGATAGCCCTTTACGGACCCGTGACCAATTAAAGTGAAtgggaaatataataacatacaaTTATACCGATCGCAGCAGCAGTTTGCGGGCGTAATGACTTCAGTTATTACAGTGACGGCAAGTAGGGCAGACGTCACTCAAAATGAGCCAAAGAAATCGCTTATTTGTCATTACATTTGATAATCATATGAGTCTGTTTGATGCCGTTAAAGGTGAGGAAGGATTGGTcctttgatgtaaaaaaaaattaaaaattaaattaaaaattttaaaattgacCTTACTCAATTTTAAATGAAGACCCCTTGGCTATGGGATttctgcagggacataagagatgGCTTGAGTTAGCTTCTCCAATTGACTTAttgtattaactcattcatttttacgggggtgctggagcctatcccagctgtcttcgggcgacaggcggggtacaccctggactggtggccagccaatcacagggcacatatagacaaacaaccattcacactcacattcatacctatggacaatttggagtggccaattaacctagcatgtttttggaatgtgggaggaaaccggagtaaatggagaaaacccacacagagatggccgagggtggaattgaaccctggtcctccgagctgtgaggtctgcgtgctaaccactcgaccaccgtgccgccacattTTCAACAATAGTGTTTAAaagcatttaaaaacatttgtacATGTCCTGGCAAACCTTCCATTATTGCACATCCTTACTTTCCGTCCAATTCCGCTCTTTTTATTGACAGCTAATTACATAATATtcaaaaaaactaaaagcaaGAGTTGGTAAGTCCTACTGTAGATCTCCTCTATTCCACAGCATGCTCCATCACTACTCTAAACTAGCATGAGCCACGCTGTTTGTAAATGGATTTTGCCATGGAAAGTATTCTCTAGAGTAAACGTCCAATTGCTTCGAAAACAACCTAGCAgcacacataaaaaacaaaaataaaatatatcataaacaaaacacagcacCACAATAGAAACCAAATATCTTTTGCAGCATTAAATACAAAGTATGTATTACTTATGCATACTGTATGAATGCAACCTCTTCAAGCTCAAATTGACCCACAAAACGTCCGTGGAGGAAAAGGTAGATACAATCAAATTCCATTTCACCCCctgagaaggagaagaaaataaaaacatattagcGTGAATAAATAACGTTTAAATAAAGTTTCACTGCACCTTGTTACTCGACAGTTGCGCGTCTGAACGTAGATTCCCGTGTACATAATCTCGCATCTCACTATGTTGTTAGTGAAGTCCGACTCCAGCACGTGGAAATTGGGGTTGACGGTAATCTGACAACAAACCAGCGTGAGCGCACCTCTCGGATATATAAAAAGCACATGTTTTTGTTACCTTCATGATGTAGTTTCCTGGCGCTACGTCGGTAATGTCGATCCACTGACAGTCGATATTGGCGGCATAAAGGTCGTGACAGCCCGGGCTTAGTCCctggaaacaaaacaacatcagtCAGAAACAAGTGCGGTCTAATCATTTTTCCATCAAGCGATGTACAGGAAGTATCAAATCTGACGCAAAAATATACAGCATACCAAAGTCTTGAATGCCGTAAAATCCTACAATTGTTCCAGAATAATAAGTCTCTTATATCATTCATTGGTCAGACCTTGCAGCATACCAAAGTCTCCATTGCTCCAAAAGTCTACATATCAGTATTCTTTTGGGAATATCATTATTCTTTTCCAAAGTTGCAGAAAAAATTTCAAATCGCGGTTGTGTACGACATAATTCAGATATCGAGAGTTACCTTccagggcaggggtctcaaacatgcggcccacgggtcaaatgtggcccgcaggacactagtttgaggcccccgccttgatatgaaagtttaatgttagtgtggcccgcgcaagtttgatatggatgctgtatggtatcatgtacccagaaaaaattattacgtttgattaatgttcatgttaaaggttaaataactgttaatagttatcctccctatccgtgtggaagtggtaagtttttggctttttaagtttaaaggaaataacttgaaggctaccgtttaggtctctagctctctagtttgcgagttagcatgtgtctcaagaccctgcagttgcgcaatatgttgtaaataaaaagagtataaatgtgactatagtcgtgttttgtcatgtctacagggctctaataatgctttgttcattttaatctgaaaaaaataatttgtctacccaccaactatatgtggtttcttaagtttttattatttgccgtttttttattattattatatttatttatttattactgattgattttctttattcttgatttgtttatttatttttcatcttattttgtgtagaaaaatagaaagtaagatatttgagaacagtggaatgttttatcagagcttttcttgtagaaaattggaaccaaagcaaagtttcttcatttttctgtttttaataaatgcattttttttttttttggaaaacctgatgcggcccagcctcgcccagacccgagctccagtggcccccaggtaaattgagtttgagacccctgttccaGGGCtatagctttttctttggcattTTTAGCGAGGATAGCAGTCATACTAAAGCGATGGAAAgaacagaacaggaaatggaactgGCACATttcctgtcctggctgctctgTACTTACGTTGATAACAACGATAAATATACAAGCTGTGTTTATTCTTTTCGGAGAAGACACCGACTTCCTTAAACGCTACTTCCTAAATGAGCACACCTGCGTGTGAGCCGTGCAGGCGTAGCGTCGCCTGATCCCGGGGTCGCAGCCTGTGTCTTCTAGACAAAAACTGGCCTTGTGTCCCTCTGCGACTTTACGTCCCGTGGTGGCGTCCAGTAGGTCATAGTTGCTGAAGGCCTCCATGCTGTGGTAGTGCCTTTGGAAAAAATGAGGACTTTTACTTGTACTTAGGGGATGGGATCAAACGTGGATCAAACGTGGACTTACTGGTGACAGCTGTGCCAGTCCCACTGGTGCCTCGGCTTGACTGGAAGGAAGTCGGCGGTGCCTTGGTTCTTCACTTTCTGCGGGAAGCGTAGGAGGACCCTGAAGTCGATGTCTCGCACTGAAGGCGCATAGGCCGACCTTGTTGGGAGCATGATTGGAACTTAGAACAGGTATGGTGGGACACTGACGGACAAAGGTTCTGCTCTCATACAATGAAATCcaaggtctgtgtgtgtgtgtgtgtgtgtgtgtgtggtcctaCAGCCACCTGGCCAGACAGTTCTCCTCAGCTGCACAACGTAACGCAAACATCTGCATGCGCTGCACGTAAGCACCTGCTTGGATGGCATACGGATCTGGAACCAGGTCAGGCAGCCCTGTCAGGATGGGGGACACGTGTATAATATAGTACATGTATAAGCTGTATAGGcttgcccccaccccccatccccccactCTGGTGTGTGTGCCGAAGATTTCACCATGTTAGCACTGAGCTAATGCTAATTTCTTTCAGGAAATATtcactgggcggcacggcggtatagtggttagcgcgcagacctcacagctaggagaccagggttcaattccaccctcggccatctctgtgtggagtttgcatgttctccccgtgcatgcgtgggttttctccgggtactccggtttcctcccacattccaaaaacatgctaggttaattggccactccaaattgtccataggtatgaatgtgagtgtgaatggttgtttgtctatatgtgccctgtgattggctggccaccagtccagggtgtaccccgcctctcgcccgaagagctgggataggctccagcaccccgtgcgaccctcgtgaggaaaacgcggtagaaaatgaatgaatgaatgaaatattcgcTTGGGCTTGAACTTGCCAAAAGAGTTGCAGATTTTTGACAACCAAGAAAAAATATGGGACTGTGACCAAAACCGGACTATCCGCCAAAACGTTGCTGATGACTTTCCAgtgttacttggtcatgttgaagagtcagaaccACAAGCCATAAGCAACAATTTCATTGAATCTAACTGTGTATGTTTTGTATCAGTcagtggttgtctgtgtagcattatagagcgtGCAAGCAAATTACAAGATCACCAATATTTGGAGTTGCAAATAGCCTTTTCTGCCACAATCAGTTGatctacccaagttttttttaaacacaggtggccccgcaaaaaatgtttaatgacCAAATGTACACAACCGATGTTGCGGtaagattgtctgcactcaaCAAGGACACAGACAGTTCctgtttatgccccgcccattaCTTACATGATAAGTCAATTAGAAGCTCAATGGTAATAAATAgaacattttcatatttatggCATTTcagcagtttttaacattaagacatgaaatatttttttaaactaacaataggctgtattcaagcACAAAACAGATCATTTAGTAACTAATTTATGAAAAAACCTACAGTATGTTCGAACCGCTATGTAGCGAGGGACGGCTGTCATATGAAAAATACTGATTTTATTGGTCAGACCATGTGACACATGTGGAAGTTTCAAATGCCCCCAAAGTTGTACAATgctgaatttaaaaaacaatatcatgaaaaagttcaatatttttgtcacttttatcAGAATGTGAAATTTCAGAATTCTTATGGTAGATAATGAAAagccaaaatgtccaaaatgtctcaGAAAATTTGGAAAGTCATGGTGTcacaccctaaaaaaaaaaaacttaaactatgttaagaaagcaggaagtgaacaaatgtaacagttactgattgtaaaagtaccagatggaggggtaggattttataagctttgcttcttcctactccttttggacatgtggaactgtgaactgattatgggatgcactcaattgtaatctgatgcatgttcaaatgaaattaaaccattaccattaccattaccattaccattaccctaATCAACTGAACTCAAAGCACCTGCAAAGGTATCACACAGACTCCATGTTGCTTGAAGGCCAGTGTGACGTTTCCACAGTCAGTGATGATTTGGGGTCCATGGCATCTGCTGGTGATGGTCCACCACAGCCAACTACCAGGACATTTTACGACACTTCATGCTTCCTTCTGCTGCTATAGCCTTATCTTACTAACCTATAGATGCCCATTTCATTTTCCTGCTAAAGGGGGCCCAACCAAGTATTTAGTCATGGAAATGAACATAATTTCTGTTTAAAATATCCCTTTTTTTCATGgatattatgtaatattctacTTTTCCGAGACACTGCATTTTGGAGGTGATCCATCACAGCACAGTGCAGTGATGGGTCAcagtgcaggcaggatggaacgggtggaggaaagtgtcaggcgtgatgtgtgatggaagagtttcagctaaaatgaaaggaaaggtatacaaaaatgtggtgagatcagccatgttgtttggtctagagcaggggtgggaaaactacggcccgggggcctaGTGTTTGAATACAGTCCCACCCGTTCTTTCATTAGTTTCATAAATtccatttaaacttaacatacaacctggcatcatggcttgagccaaccttttcatggtttaagtagcttttATTTGGTGTGGTCTATTGTTTACAAAGTGGTCCTGGAAAAaaggcacacaaacacataataataataataataaaaataagaagaagacatgaccaccctcggccatctctgtgtggagtttgcatgttctccccgtgcatgcgtgggttttctccgggtactccggtttcctcccacattccaaaaacatgctaggttaattggccactccaaattgtccataggtatgaatgtgagtgtgaatggttgtttgtctatatgtgccctgtgattggctggccaccagtccagggtgtaccccgcctcttgccccaaggaaagctgggataggctccccgcgacccttgtgatgaaaagcggcagaaaatgaatgagtaagagaggaagcagaagaggaggtagcagagatgaggatgcttaagttctcactgggagtgaccaggatggataggatcaggaaggagtacatcagagggacatgttagagaccttggagataaagtcagttatcggccagactgagatggttgggacatgtccagaggagagataggaatatattggtagaaggatgcctAAGGATGATAATCGTGTGTATTTTTCatacatgaaatattaaatgtgatgtGTGCATCCTACCACTAAGGTGTATACTTGCATGGTGTCTGGGGTAGGCTTCTACTGTGATGCCTCACCCAGCATTCAAGTCCTCATTAATTCTGTTCTTTGGCATTTTCGACCCCGTCGGCTCCATTTCTACTATTTCTAATATGTTAGTtaccatatttcatatttgaggCAGCTTTAATGTAGTTCAACACGGCAATACCACAAACTaagagcataataataataaagtatataGTTATCATTTATCCATGCTTGCTCACCATTCTGGAAGAATCTTGTCCCGTGTCCCGCGTCCGGGGGTGCATTTGTTTGTGATCCCGGTCTCCCCCTGCTGAGCGGGTACATGTTGTAAAAGACGGAATTACCGGGGAAGTTCTGGTTTCTGGAATCGTCGTTAAACATGCTCTCTGCGTTGTTATTCGTGTTATCTTCCAAAGGAGACACGTCATCTCCAAGTGGATGGAACGGTGCAGGAGGACCGGGGTCTCTTTCTAGATGACCCAGAATGGAGCCCTGCGTCCTGGGTGCGTAATGCCCGGGGCCCGGGACAGTGAGTAAAGGCTGGAACGGCGCAGCCTGACCCGGTTCTTCCTCTCGACTGCTGTGCAGTACGGAACCATCCACGGTGAGACCATCGGTCCACGCGCTGATGCCGCCGGAGTGGCCTTGATTTGGAATACGACGCGGTCCTGCGTGTGAACCGCTGGTGCGCGCTCGGGGAATCACATGGTGGGCTCCGGGAGGTTCCGCACCGAGTATGGGTCTCCCGGATCCCGTTGTCCGGTCCCGGCTGCTGACGTAAACTGTCGACTGGCTTCTGGACCTCGCCGGAGCCTCGAACTCGGATCCCGTGCTCATGAGGCTGTGGATCTGGCCGTTGTTCTCCCACTGGATGCGGTGCCGCCACAACCCGGTGCGAGGAGGATGCTGGCCGCTGATGAAGGGC includes the following:
- the LOC131109587 gene encoding protein-lysine 6-oxidase-like, producing the protein MAKLSLSLYLFPGLVLPFISGQHPPRTGLWRHRIQWENNGQIHSLMSTGSEFEAPARSRSQSTVYVSSRDRTTGSGRPILGAEPPGAHHVIPRARTSGSHAGPRRIPNQGHSGGISAWTDGLTVDGSVLHSSREEEPGQAAPFQPLLTVPGPGHYAPRTQGSILGHLERDPGPPAPFHPLGDDVSPLEDNTNNNAESMFNDDSRNQNFPGNSVFYNMYPLSRGRPGSQTNAPPDAGHGTRFFQNGLPDLVPDPYAIQAGAYVQRMQMFALRCAAEENCLARSAYAPSVRDIDFRVLLRFPQKVKNQGTADFLPVKPRHQWDWHSCHQHYHSMEAFSNYDLLDATTGRKVAEGHKASFCLEDTGCDPGIRRRYACTAHTQGLSPGCHDLYAANIDCQWIDITDVAPGNYIMKITVNPNFHVLESDFTNNIVRCEIMYTGIYVQTRNCRVTRG